The Aphis gossypii isolate Hap1 chromosome 3, ASM2018417v2, whole genome shotgun sequence genome includes a region encoding these proteins:
- the LOC114119242 gene encoding GPI mannosyltransferase 3, which translates to MKYPTLIVGTSLLSIRLFHLYIVRSWYVPDEYWQSLEIAHYITFGFGYRTWEWIVGIRSYISVSWIVIIYQILKFFSLDTLQLLIWSPRFLQTLFSTFSDYCFMCWIQKHAKCSNVFWPLVCYMSNPFLAYCSTRTLVNTLETNLTTIALYYYPWSLKSKDVKFLWIVAFVCIMRPTAIIVWIPLIVFDFFSHKRYTVNNLARYICIGLTSLIFSITLDTYFHGSFVVTQWNFLYYNIIKKVNAHYSIENWNWYFVSGLPPVLGPVFFIFIYCFIKKLRYINFYDTDSKLVITVFWSLSVLSMVAHKEQRFLLPLFPMIFFITSEQISIVCKKFIKLGTLMVILNVIILIYLGRYHQIGSTSVMSHLAELPQHSKLLFLMPCHSTPLFSHLHKNITARILTCEPNLHGISNYTDEADVFFENPNKWLEESYSAESKNNLPTHIVMFDLLLNKVQAFLTRGKCKNVLTIFHSDFPSARTGQYLYVFSCIK; encoded by the coding sequence ATGAAATATCCAACATTAATTGTTGGTACATCTTTACTGTCCATAAGATTGTTCCATCTTTATATAGTTCGTTCATGGTATGTCCCAGATGAATACTGGCAGTCTTTGGAGATAGCTCATTACATTACTTTTGGTTTTGGATATCGCACTTGGGAATGGATAGTTGGTATAAGAAGTTATATTTCCGTTTCAtggattgtaataatatatcaaattttaaaatttttctcgCTGGACACATTACAACTTTTAATATGGAGTCCACGCTTTCTACAAACACTTTTCTCAACATTTTcggattattgttttatgtgcTGGATACAAAAACACGCTAAATGTTCAAATGTATTTTGGCCATTAGTATGTTATATGTCAAATCCATTTTTGGCATATTGCTCAACACGTACCTTAGTTAATACACTGGAAACCAATTTGACAACAATTGCCTTATACTATTACCCTTGGTCATTGAAAAGTAAAGATGTCAAATTTTTATGGATAGTTgcttttgtttgtattatgcGCCCAACTGCAATAATAGTGTGGATTCCgttaattgtatttgattttttttctcataaacGTTATACTGTAAATAATCTAGCtaggtatatttgtattggTTTAACGTctcttatattttctataacgcTAGATACATACTTCCACGGTTCTTTTGTTGTAACACAGtggaattttttgtattataatattataaaaaaagtcaatGCTCATTATTCTATTGAGAATTGGAATTGGTATTTTGTCAGTGGATTACCACCAGTGCTGGGccctgtattttttatattcatttattgttttatcaaaaaattaaggtacattaatttttatgatactgATTCCAAGTTGGTAATCACAGTATTTTGGTCTTTGTCAGTGTTAAGTATGGTTGCTCATAAAGAACAACGATTTCTACTACCATTGTTTCCAATGATATTCTTTATTACATCAGAACAAATTTCTATAGTttgtaaaaagtttataaaattaggaACTTTAATGgtcatattaaatgtaataatattaatttatttgggaCGGTATCATCAGATAGGCTCTACTAGTGTTATGTCACATTTAGCTGAATTACCTcaacattcaaaattattatttttaatgccgTGTCACTCAACTCCACTTTTTAGTCatcttcataaaaatataactgcaAGGATTTTAACATGTGAGCCAAACCTTCATGGCATATCAAATTATACTGATGAAGCAGATGTATTCTTTGAAAATCCAAATAAGTGGCTTGAAGAGTCATATTCAGCtgaaagtaaaaacaatttaccaACACACATAGTTATGTTTGACCTACTATTAAACAAAGTACAAGCATTTTTAACTAGAggaaaatgcaaaaatgttttaacaatatttcacAGCGATTTTCCATCTGCTAGAACTGGACAATACTTATATGTGTTttcatgtattaaataa
- the LOC114119243 gene encoding protein artemis isoform X1, with protein sequence MSTFGGKLEEKELSFIGIDSFESHLLSCSTFMLSHFHKDHMRGIQDHSFQVAFNNTKNNMMLYASPLTITFLKRNKTIHLREDKLVSLEIGFPNLLKVHSDNFEYICVTLLPAGHCPGSVMFLIEAGAHRILYTGDFRIQLQDLKLFKPLLIDKEGNDDPKNISALYLDTTFASKNYYEFPMRKESSANLIKVVEEWLNQDPNNKICLWMPGYVGIEYAIVEVAKYFKCPIHVHKQKYDELYSSIAELDNYVTPIYTNNRIHACSKNECDTDNVNCMQLNKNVKCVQLNALAFTKDVISTGGHVIVKNNITRVCYSSHPSCKELREIVRFLNPEKLYFNVIVNQTYKEIYDILTENNWTPRAVKEVVQENPKVVLKLSNRFKFNHNVQNKTEDTFNKRPRLESPERE encoded by the coding sequence ATGTCTACCTTTGGTGGAAAATTAGAAGAGAAGGAATTATCATTCATTGGCATTGATTCTTTTGAGTCACATTTGCTGAGTTGTTCTACTTTTATGTTGTCCCATTTTCATAAAGATCACATGCGTGGAATTCAAGATCATTCTTTTCAAGTGGCAttcaataatactaaaaacaatatgatGCTTTATGCATCACcattaacaataacatttttaaagcgCAATAAAACCATTCATCTTAGAGAAGATAAACTTGTATCTCTTGAAATTGGTTTCCCTAATTTATTGAAAGTGCATTcagataattttgaatacatttgtGTGACCTTATTACCAGCTGGACATTGTCCAGGATCAGTAATGTTTTTGATTGAAGCTGGTGCACATCGTATTTTGTATACTGGAGATTTCCGAATACAATTACAAGATCTCAAACTATTCAAACCACTTTTGATAGATAAAGAAGGTAATGATGATCCAAAGAATATATCTGCATTGTATTTAGACACTACTTTtgcatcaaaaaattattatgaatttccaATGAGAAAGGAAAGTAGTGCTAACTTGATAAAAGTAGTTGAAGAGTGGTTAAATCAAGaccctaataataaaatttgtctgTGGATGCCTGGATATGTAGGTATAGAATATGCCATAGTTGAAGTtgctaaatatttcaaatgccctATTCATGtgcataaacaaaaatatgatgaatTGTATAGTTCAATAGCAGAATTAGATAATTATGTAACTCCAATTTACACTAATAATAGAATACACGCGTGttcaaaaaatgaatgtgACACTGATAATGTTAACTGTAtgcaattaaacaaaaatgtaaaatgtgtaCAGCTTAATGCTCTAGCATTTACTAAAGATGTGATAAGCACAGGTGGCCatgtaattgttaaaaataatataaccagAGTTTGTTATTCTAGCCATCCTAGTTGTAAGGAGTTAAGAGAAATTGTCAGGTTTCTTAAtccagaaaaattatattttaatgtaatagttAATCAAACATATAAAGagatatatgatattttaaccgAAAACAATTGGACTCCTAGAGCAGTGAAGGAAGTTGTTCAAGAAAATCCAAAAGTGGTTTTAAAACTCTCCAACAGATTTAAATTCAAtcataatgtacaaaataaaacagaagATACATTCAACAAAAGACCAAGACTCGAATCTCCCGAAAGAGAATGA
- the LOC114119243 gene encoding mitochondrial import inner membrane translocase subunit Tim17-B isoform X2, with translation MEEFGREPCPMRILEDLGGAFAMGLIGGGIFQGIKGFRNAPTGVNRRFNGAFHSVATKAPNIGGSFAIWGGLFSTIDCSLVAIRKKEDPWNSIASGALTGGILAARNGIPAMTASAVFGGLLLAMIEGFGLFFMHMSAEQFRPQPPVFEDPTQINQPNAS, from the exons aTGGAAGAATTTGGAAGAGAACCATGTCCAATGAGAATATTAGAAGATCTTGGTGGTGCTTTTGCTATGGGTCTTATTGGTGGTGGTATTTTTCAAGGTATAAAAGGCTTCCGTAATGCTCCCACAGGAGTTAACAGACGGTTTAAT GGAGCTTTTCATTCTGTTGCAACCAAAGCACCCAACATAGGTGGTAGTTTTGCCATATGGGGAGGATTATTTTCAACCATTGATTGTTCACTAGTGGCCATCAGAAAAAAAGAAGACCCGTGGAATTCTATAGCCAGTGGTGCTTTGACCGGTGGTATATTAGCGGCACGCAATGGAATACCTGCTATGACTGCTAGTGCTGTTTTTGGAGGATTACTTTTGGCAATGATTGAAGGGtttggattattttttatgcatatgtCAGCCGAACAATTCAGACCTCAACCACCAGTATTTGAAGATCCAACTCAAATTAACCAACCTAACGCTAGTTAA